Part of the Bacillus sp. THAF10 genome is shown below.
ACGCCTATAACCATTAACAGCATCAGCACAATCAGAAAAGTAACTATCTTTTTTCCATGCAAGCAAATCCCCTCCAAAAGAATAGACGCATTTATCTAGGAAGGGTTTCAACCTTTTCTCAACCTCCTGCATTCCACTTCATTACTCTAGCACTAATAAACCAGACTAAGAGCCCAAGAACAATCGGTAAAAAAGCTATTTCTGTATGAGAAACGGAAACCTTAAATTTAAGGACAGCACTTTTTGTTATGTATCCGATAAAGAAAAATACAATGATAGTGATGATTCCTGCATAGATTGGTAGCTTTGACTTTCTCATTCCGCTCCCTCTCCTCATTATTCAATCTGACATTATGAAACTGGTATTTTCCTGGCTCAATGGATTGTTTCTTCTCTAAATTTTTATTAATCTCCTCCAATGCTAACAGAAGAAGCCGACGATTGATCTGCCTTGACACAATCAATGGCAACAACGAGAGCAATAATGATGGTTTCCATTTCTTCTTCGATAACTTCAACCTTGTAGCTATCACCCCAAGTAAACCACTCTTTTCCTACTTTCCCAACGGTGTCACCATGCTTCAACACTTCAAAATTCATATCCCACCAATTTCCGTTTACTTCAATACCTGCTGCATCAATGGTATAACGTGCTTTTAAGAAGGAAAACTCCTTTTTTATGGTTAATACCTCTTGACCATCTACCTCAACTTTAAACTGAGGCAACCAACTGAACACCTTTTTCGTAATATGTGCCACTTCTTTACTATCTGCAGTCATAATAGTGAATGTCTTTGGAATTTCCATAAAACTTCCCTTTACGTAATAAACATCCTTCTCCTGTTGATCCTTTACTGTGAACTTCTCACTTAGACTGAATACCTTCTGTTTTATAAAAAGCTGTCTCATATTAATGCCTCCTCACCGCATTACTTTTATATAATTTACGATTAAAAAAGGGATTAGTTTCAACCTTGTGCATTAATTTCCAAAAAAAATGGATAAATCGCTTTTTTGTCATTAAACATTTACACCCCATTTACGGTGCTGTAAATGAAAGTTCATTCTTCCTTGTTACAGTGAGAGAGTAGTTTACTAACAAAAGGAGAGTGGAAACATCATGAAAAAAGGCTTTAAGATGACAATTGGTGCACTAGCGTTAAGTTTATCCGTTATGGGGGCAGGGGTGGCAAATGCTTCTGAAAAAGGCAAGGAAATTTTGAATGTTGCCCACCGTGGAGCTTCTGGACATGCGCCAGAACACACCATAACTTCTTATAAAATGGGTGAAAAAATGCATGGAGACTATATTGAAATAGATCTTCAGATGACAAAAGACGGACACCTCATTGCCATGCACGACGAAACACTGGACAGAACAACAAATGGTACTGGCCAAGTAAAAGATCACACGCTTGAGGAAATCAAAAAACTCGATGCAGGAAGTTGGTTCAATGAGGAAAATCCGGACAAAGCTAAAAAAGCGTATAAGGGACTAAAGGTTCCTACTTTAGAAGAAGTATTTAAAAAGTTCGGAAAGAATGCAAACTATTATATCGAAACAAAATCACCTGAAGTGTATCCAGGTATGGAAGAAGAATTAATAGAATTAGTAAACAAATATGGAATTAACAAAGAAACGTTGCTTGTTCAATCTTTCAGTCCAGAGAGCTTAACAAAGATGAACCAAATTGATCCATCTGTAAAATTAGTACAGCTTATGTGGTATACATCACCAGCAGAAATTTCCGATGGAGAGCTAGAGGCTATTAAAAAATATGCTATCGGAATCGGTCCGAACAGCTCGATGATTGACCAAGAATATGTACAAAAAACCGTGGAGCACGGCCTTGAAATTCATCCGTATACCGTCAATGAGAAGGATGAAATGAAAAAGTTAATTGATTGGGGCGTAACTGGAATCTTCACTAACTTCCCAGACCGTTTGCATGAACTGAAGAAGGAAAATGATTAAAGAAGTGAAATAATAACCACACCTCAATTGTTAGTCTAATCATCTAACAATTGGAGGTGTGGTTTTTTAATGCAAATGATAACATTAGCTTCCCTTCCCTTTTGTCTACTATTTTCAAAAAAAACCCATGTACTGGAACTTTTTCTAATCATTCACGTCTATTGCTACAAAGGGGTGAATGAAATGATAAAGAGAAAATTATTCGGACTTGCATTGGTAATTTTGCTGCTTGCAGGATGCAGTGCTGGCAATGAAAAGAGCGAATCAGGTAAATATGATGGAGCAACCGAAGAATCCTATGGAGGAATCGGCGAAACAGAAAATAATACTGCCATGGATGATGCAGGAGATGAAGAGAAAGCAACACAAAATCCCGATGAGCGGAAGGTAATGTACAGCGCTTTTGTCACCTTGGAAGTAGATGATATTGACAGCTCCATCAAAGAGATCGAGAAAACAGTTACCAAGGAAAAAGGGTACGTGGTGGAGGTCAACTTTTCATCAAATGAGAAATCAGATTTTGGATCGGTTACCCTTAGAATTCCCACAGAATCTCTCACATCCTTCTTGGAGGGTGTAGAAGAATACAGTGGTAAGGTGAAAGAAAAAAGAGTAGTCGGCCAGGATGTAACCGAAGAATATGTGGATTTAACCTCTAGGTTGAAAGCTAAGAGAGTGGTTGAGGAACGGCTACTTGACCTGTTAAGCCGTGCGGAAAAAACAGAAGATCTCCTAAAGATATCAAATGACTTATCCATCGTACAGGAAGAAATCGAACAGGTGATGGGTCGCATGAAATACTTAGATAATAAAACGGAATATGCAGAGGTAAAAATGGAATTTATCGACGTCTCTGTCAATGTACCGGAAATGAAAGGCGAAGAAGAACTTAAAACAGGTGAAAAAATTAAGCAGACCTTCGCTGCCTCCATAAATTCCATCGTGGCCTTCTTCTCATGGCTTGCAATCTTCCTAATTGGATACTCTCCAATACTATTCTTACTTGCGACAGTTGGAATACTTGTATTTTTCGTGTGGCGCAAAAGGGTTAGGAAAAGTAAGACATACCAAGAGTAATAAAGTGGAACATAAAAAGGCAGGCTCATTGCTTGCCTTTTTTATGTCTACAGTAGTTAATGCATTTTTTATACAGGTCTGAATAACATGTTCTTCACTATTATCCCTCACTCCCTCACTCCCTCACTCCCTCACCAATAATGGTATGAGATTTAAAAAAGTGAATCCAATAAGCATGCTATATAAGAGAATATTTTTAGTAGGCGATACCAACACGTGATTTTATATATTCCCTACTTTTTATCTGGCTATAAGTAAATTCTGCTGTATCTGGCACAGATATTTTATTTCCATCTTTAGGCAAAAAACTACGTTCTACCCGATATTTCCCTATATATTCTCCATCCGGTAAATACGTAGGACAGACGATAGTCCAATCGAGTGAAGATTGTATTAACAAATCGTAAACTTTATGATGTTCTTCCGCTGCACGTGTTAACTTACGCTTGGATTCACTTGATTGATATCGCAGTAAATTTGGGGTAATTCTACTCTGGAGGATCCCTGCAGTTCCTATAGTAATAAGCCGATGGATACCTTCCTTTTCCATTGCTTCGATAATGAGTGGCATACTTTTTGATAAAGTGGTGGTTCCATCAGTATTTAGCGCACTAAGAACTATATCCATCCCATGCATTGCTTTTAGAATATCATCCTTTTTTAAAACATTACCTTGAATGATCGTTAATTGTTCATTATTAATTTGAATCTTCTCTGGAGTACGAACTAACACAGTAACATGATGTTTGTCTTTAAGTGCATATGTAACGAGATGACCTCCAACACGTCCGGTCGCTCCTAATACTAAAATATTCATAAAAACGAACCTCCTTTTACGAATAGGAATATTGCAAAATTCTTTGAAAGCTATTATTTTGCTTTTTTTCAACTAAAAATGTTACTTAATTTTTATTGAATGAAACATGTACTTTTTTGGGAGAATATTACGCACTGTGGTACGTTTTGAATACCTTTTAAACCCTGTTTATTACATATTTTTACATTCGCTTCATGTATACCTTTGATTAAACTAAAATAGGTGATGAAATTAAGATGCATATGATCCTTTTAATCCTAGTAATCATATTTTCTATAGTAAAGGCTGATTGGAGAAATTGGGAAAGATACTATCCCACTATGCTATATATGTCTTTAACCACTTTCCTGTATGAATTTATCTCACATAGTCATTATCATTTATGGGAACTGCAAGAAGATTCTCATTTTAGCCTAATGAATGTTCATTTTGCTCACAATCTCATCATAAACACTCTAATTTCCTTCGTTTTTTTATCTAATTATCCTAATCCTTTTAAGAAACAAATTACCTATATAGTAAAATGGATACTTATTTTTACCTTATTTGAATGGATTGGGGTTAGGTTAGGAACAATTACACACCATAACGGTTGGCATATGGGATGGTCAATATTATTTAATTGTGTCATGTTTCCAATGATAAGGATTCATTTTGTTAAACCACTATTAGCACTAATTTTATCAGTATTCTGTACTCTTTTTTATTTATTTATCTTCGATTATGTATAACAATATTAAGAATAAGCGTGATACGCCTGAATTTTGACGATCCATTGATTGAGCAACACTATTTTGTTAACAATGAAAAAAAACTACCTCACAGTAGCCTCTTGAAACTCCAATATGTGTTAATTGTATCACTTTTTTATTTTAAAAATATAAAAGGATTTTCTAAATAATCACCGGGAGTGCTTATGTATTCTTTTAACGTTTTTTAAACAATTGGGTACTCATAAAACAATTTGTCTACTTCTAATACCGGAAAGCTCTCTGGTAGTTGAGCTACATCTATTTTTACAAAACCATTCTTTTCATAAAATCGATGTGCAGCTACAAATTGTGGTGTTGTTCCAAGGTAAATAGCTTTTACTGATTTTTCATTAGCCCACTGCAGAGCATGATTTAATAGAAGATTTCCTACTTTATATGCAGGACCTCTAAACTCCTTCTTAACAAACATTTTTCTTAATGCTAATTGCTTATTTCCGATATCTAACAGACTAATCGAACCAATAACCTTCCCATCACACACTGCAACCCAAAAGTTCCCATTACCTGTTTGATAAAAGTTCTTTACATTTAGTAAGTCTGGCTGATCCTCTTTTGTAATCGCAACATGGTATTCCTTTATTTGAATATGTGTAATCATTTCCACTACTTCATCTTGATGTTCTTTTAGATATTCTAGTATGACAGGAACTTTGGTTTCCTTCATTCCCATTGTTTTCAACTCTACTTTCTTATTAATGATTTATTTTACCAGAGTTAGTCCGTTTACCAGGATCTTCAACAATAAGGATAACTGCTCACTCTACCGTTTCGTTTAGTTAACTTACTCAACCATGCATTGCTCAATCCCAATAATTAAATACAACTTCACCAACCGTTTTAGGTTTCCAGTATTTAATGTTATCCATATCCCATTTGTTGAGGGTGTTTTCGTTTAACACAACCATATCACTCTTGGCTTCCTTTAGTCGCAAGGTTTCGTTTAGTTCCACCTGTTGAAGTACTCTGTACATATCACTGTAAAGGTGGCGAATAGTTGTTGTCAATTCTTTATGATCCTTAAAAGTCATTGAGTAAGCCCGGTGAGAGGTCGCATAGGCTATGAAAGGATAGATGCTGTTTAACAGAATATAAAGGTTTTCCTCGTTTGGGAAGCTTACTTTTGCATAGTAATAGTTTTGTGCAACCACAGGTTCTTGAAATGACAACACTCTTCCCCCAAGACTAGTTACAGACGTGTAACAAGCCTTTTTAAAAGTATCTCCATCTACTATTGAATCTGTTCCTCCTGAATCACTTATTCCACCTAATAAAATCATCAAATAGCTCCCCTTCCTTGCCTTTGTCTAACTAAAAAGAAGAATGATTATATAAACTCAAAGATCCTAATATCCACCGAGTCTACGTAACCTAATTCTTCTTTCAAGTCCCAAAGTTTTATTTCTGAGGTTTCTTCATTTTCTAAAAACGGCTGCAGGTTTTCCACCTCTTTAAAATAAACTGGATTGAATTTCACTTTCTCACTACTTGCTTCTTTTGACATTAATAATCCCTTAAACTCTAAATCACTTACTACTTGACCAGTTTCCTCATACAACTCTCGGATCGCACATTCCTTTGGTGTTTCATCCCCTTCTCTACGTCCAGCCGGGATTTCCCATTGTTCTCTCCACACGTTATAACACATAAGGTACTTGCCGTTACATTTAATAACCGCAAAAGAACCCGCTAATGGTTGGTATGTATACATCTCTTCTTCAGAAATACTGATGAAATCTAGAAATTCTAATCCATGATTTTTAGTTATATTCAAACCTGCAATCCTCCTGCATTTTGGCATAATTTACAATTCGAGATAAGTGCTTTAATTCCTTCCTTATTCTAGAATATGACCCTTTCATAAAAAAATTGGGCTAATCCTTGTTCTAGGATAGCGCAATTTTGTTTATGAAGTGATGTAGTGTTTCAATAAACTACTTACATTTGTTCCGGTGCGTTAATTCCTAACAACCGTAATCCTTCTTTTAAGACTATCGTCACGGCTTCTACTAACTGTAATCTTGCTGGTTGTTGTTCGTCTTGCTCTAAAATTCGTACTGATCCATAGTATTTGTTAAATGCTTGTGCTAGATCAATAATATATTTTGCAATTTTTGAAGGGTCAAACTGCTCGTAGGCTTGACCAATCACAATTTCGAATTTCATTAACAAGGATAACACTGCCCAGGCCTTATCATCTTCAAAGGCTTTGTAAGAGGATGATGGCATGGCTTTTGTTGGACCTTTTCTTAATATGGAACATCCTCGTGCATAAGTATATTGTACGTAAGGTCCTGTTTCCCCTTCAAAAGTAAGCATGGCCTCAAGAGAGAACTCGACGTCATTTAAGCGATAATTTTTAAGGTCATGAAAAATAACCGATCCTACCCCAACCATCTTTGCTACTTCATCTTTCTTTGCAAGATTTAGATTTCTTTCTTCGATATTATGCGTTGCAAGTTTAATTGCCTTTTGCAGCACCTCTTCTAGAAGGACAACTTTTCCTTTCCGAGTCGACATTTTCTTTCCGTCTTTTAACATCATGCCAAAAGGAATGTGATGCATATCTTTAGACCATTCATACCCCATTTTCTTCAAAACCTGAAACACTTGTTTAAAATGAAGAGATTGCTCACCACCAACAACGTATAATGCTTTGGCAAAATCGTATTCACTTTTTCTATAAAATGCTGCAGCTAAATCTCTTGTTGCGTACAAGGTAGCACCATCTGATTTTTTTATAAGGCAAGGAGGACTTTCGTATTCTTCTAGAGAAACAACCATCGCCCCTTCTGATTCTGTCAGTAGCTTTTTCTTTTCTAATTGTTCTACGACTGCATCCATTTTGTTATTGTAAAAGGCTTCTCCATTATATGAATGAAACTCCATTCCTAGGAGCTCATAAATTCGTTCAAATTCTTTTAATGACTCGTCACGGAACCATCTCCACAATGAAAGTGCTTCTTGATCTCCGTCCTCTAATCTTTTAAACCAAAAGCGGCCTTTATCTTCGAGTTCAGTAGTTAATTTAGCTTCTTCATGAAATCGCACATACAAAGCAAGCAATTCCTTAATGGGATCCGCTTTAACCTTTTCTTCACTTCCCCACAGCTTATAAGCTGTAATTAGCTTACCAAATTGTGTACCCCAGTCTCCTATATGATTGATTTTAATAGGAGTAAATCCGCATTTTTCCATTATATTTGCTAAAGCGTTCCCTATCACTGTAGACCGTAAGTGACCCATTGAAAAAGGCTTTGCAATATTCGGGGATGATAAATCAATTGTGATGTTTTCAGAATTACCAATAGCTAGACTTCCGTATTTCTCCTTAAGATGAAGCGCTTCTAAAACAATTTCTTCCCCTGTTTTTTGTTTTGAAAAGAAGAAATTTAAGTAAGGACCAACTGCCTCGACATGTTCAATATATTCATGATGAATCTTTAAACGGAGTTCTTGAGCAATTTGAAAGGGGGACTTCTTTAATTCTTTTGCTAACAAAAAGCATGGAAAAGCATAGTCTCCCATTTCTTGTTTCGGTGGTACCTCCAAATTTTTATTAATTTCTTCTTTAGTAATCTTGTCAACTCCCTTGTTCATCAGTGCATGATAAATGGATAAAACAATTAATTCTTCGTATTTCATCAACAAGCCTCCTTAAATATCTCATTTTAATTATTAGAAAAACAAAAAACCTCGTCTCTAAAAATTAGAGACGAGGTTTGGACTCGCGGTACCACTCTACTTGCTTTTAATAAGCCAGCTTGAAATGTAACGGTTATTACCGGGCTTACCTACTTCACTTCAATAAGCCTTCTCAGAGATGCGCTTCATAATCGTTTTCGTACCAGGCTCCCACCGTCCCTGGTTCTCTACATCGAAGACACGATTACTACTCTCCTCTTCCTAGAATTCACCCATATTTACTTGTTACTAAACATTATACACCAAATTTAACCATTAAATCATTAATATTCAACACATTTTTTACAACTGCAATCTTTTTACATAGTTAATTTTTACAATGTCATTCGTCTAATATGAATAGGATCCACCTGGCAAAGAAAATAAGTAAAACCCATCGTCACCTCTTAACTGCCATCCTTCAAAATAATTACTGTCGTGAAACAGTTCAAGATAAATGCCGTTTTCAAATTCTACAAATAAATCTGACACTTCTTCAAAAAGAAAGATATTCTTTATTCTCTTATCAAGTAGTACTTTTTCAACATTTTTATGGGAGAATTCGCCTGGAGAATGTATGCAGTCAGAATACCCAATCTCAATTTGATTCGCAATTCGTAGCCGCCAAGGGCATTCAATAATCAATCCCCCCGTTTCTAAAGCCATTCCAAATGGTTCGTTTTTTTCCTTGTTAATTTCTATAACCCTCTGCCCAATAAAATATCGAAAATCAATATTACTTAATTTTTTGTACAAATCCATATCACCTCTTTTAATAAATCAACCTACCCTTTAATAACAAGCGTTCCCAACCATCATATTTCCCTTCGTACTTTTCTGAATTTTCCAAAAGGAGGCGCAAATCCTTATTTATGAAATGCGCCTTTTAACTCAGGAAAAGAATTAAGTTTCGAATTTCAATTGATGAAAATTACTACCTTTTCAAGGTAATCAACTACATAAACTCTATTCACTTGTTTGAATGAGCTTCTTCGATTTAGCATCATAAATTTTATAACTTATTTCAAACTCATGATCTTTTGTCACAGTGACCTCACAATAGTAAGGAACTGCCCTTCCATAAGAATCCAAGTCAGGGATATCTATAAAATAAAATACATCGTCCGTTTCAACCATTTTAAATGCTGCACTACTCGATCGCCCAGATGAATCTATTTCGATCGTGCAATTCCCTTTTACAACTTCATACTCTTTAAATAGCATATACTTTAGGCTAGGAAGCGTTATTGCTAGCAATAGTCCACCGAATAATAATGAAAATAGTACTTTACATATATTTGAAATAGTGATTTTATTTTCCTTGAACATGAAACCAAACCAAAAAATACTAAAGAATAACAATAAGATACCTATTATTAATATAAAATAATACATGTGTCGCCTCATTCCCATGTTGTAAATAATATCATTTAATTAATTCTACGGCTAAATTCATGAAAAAGTTTCGAGTAAATGAAAATAACCGCATACCTTGGGAAAGGAATGCGTCCGATTAGAAAGTAAAAAGCTTCCAATTTCTCTTTAAATGTCTTTCCAAAACCAAAAATGTTCTAAAACCTTTTTGCTTTTAAAAATTACGATATTTACCTAATTCATTAAGCAATACTAGTTTAGAGCCTTAAAGTTTATATTCTTCTATTAAATCTATATTTCTTTTATTTATTGCATAATCCTGAATTTGCTTTCCGATATTTGCGTATAGTTGAATATCATTTAGTTGTTCTAGTGGTAACCATTTTACAGCAGTTTGATTATGGTCTGGTTTTTCTGGCATTCTTGCAACCGTACCATTTTGTAAGGTACAATCAAACATCATAACTAAAGTATGGGTCGGTCCAAATTTTTCACCATTCAATTGTGGTTCATATTCATAAACAAAGGCTAATGGCCCAACTTCAACATCCACACACGCTTCTTCCTTTGCTTCTCTTTTTACTGTTTCCATAATGGTCTCCTTTGGTTCAACCCCTCCAGCTGGAAAATCATACACCACGCCTCTGCGTGGATCGTTATATTCCGTTAATAAAATTCTCCCGTTTTCAATTATAATCGCTCCTGCTCTAACCCTTATGTGGTAAGACATTTTTCAATTCCTTTCTAAACACACTATTAATACATCAATAAGATATAAACTCTGATTAATCGCTACCGATTATTGAATATGAAATTACTATTATTCTGATGTTATTAAGCCGTATCTGCTTCTTTTACCCATCCACGAACTTACATCACGCCACTTAAGGTACTTTGAAGAAATCCAACTATTTTCACTTTGAAAAAACTTATCTGGCTCCCAATCATCATCAGCAGCCCAATAAAAAAGACCTTCGTGTAATATTAGTTTCGCTTCATAAATGATTGAATCATCGTTTATCGGACTGGGAACGATATGAAATTGAGTTACTCCTTCAAAAAGAAGTTCAATTGCTGAAGGATTATCACACTGTCTTTGGAATAGAATTCGGACATTAGTATCAAGATCTGTTGACATGTCCATTGATAAATACTCATCTACATAGCTCTCAGTCGACATATATAATTCCTTTAAGCAACTATCATGGAATCTCCCGAATGTATCTAATAAATACTCAATATCATTCCTATTTTTAAGTTCTTTCCATTCCAAGGTTATCACCCTTATCGACTTATTTCTTCTTCCATTAGAACTGCCCTAGTTCAATAAAATTTTCTAATCTTCAAATTCAGAGATAATAAAATCAGTTGTAGGTGGTAATTTTTTTGAGATATTCGCTATTGTTGAAAATTGACTATCATTTGTTATTACAACAACATTTATTCCATCAAAACCAACCCAAAATACACCGTCATTTTCATGGAGAGTAACTATAGGAGTATTTATTTTTTTCATTCGAAAAAGGGTTTTAAAATCTCTTTCGCCAAAACTAAAGACATCCTTTTTTAACGACCATAAAGCCAAATTATTCATACTTCCATTGCCATATGCGTATGGGAAAATAACTCTAAACTGTTTATAATTTTGAATGATTGCTTTATAATAATATTCTTTTTCGATTTTAGTTTTTTCAAACTCGATAGTATTAGTTTTGCATTCTTGTTCAAATTCTTCTTGTCCGAAATCAAATACTTCAACAAGGGCATATATAGGAAATTGATTGATTTCATTCATCCAATTAGAAACAAATTCAAGTGGATCAACATCATTAAATGTAACATCAACGATATACTCTTTTTTGCCATCAACTGCAAAAGGGAAATAACCCCCGGCATCAGGAATGTCAGAAATCCATTTATGAGGCATAAATCCTATTTCTAAGTTCAATCATCATTCTCCTTTACAAAAAACTTCATTTAAATTCCATGTGTTCGTTAGTTCTACGTTCAGAATTCTTTCTAACGCAGCCTTTACCGACATAACATTCTAATTCTAGGTAAAGCGCTCATTCCCTTTTTCAGAGCAAAAAATAGCACGAAACTAAAAAGACTGCTTTATCAATAAGCTCACCCGTGTATTCTTAAACCTTTTCCAAGGTTTAAGGAGGGTCATCATGCAAAGAATAAAAGTTACTTACTGGTACAAGCTAGATATAAACCGTGTAAAAGAGGTCAATAAATGGGCTATCTCACTAAACTGAAGCAGATGATATTGACAGAGGATCCCTCACAATCAACTAAATATCCCCATTATCATGAATCTTCTATCGTTGAAGACGAGTTGGATTTCGCTCACATTCATCATCAATTTGAAAATTGTGAGGATCTACATCACCGTGTTTTCAAAGAGCTTGACGTTGAATTCATCTATTTCAAGGAGCTAATAGATAAGCTTACGTTAAAAGAGGAATTATTGGATTGGTTGAATGTATGCGACATAAATGAAGTTCAACGACATATTGATTCGTCGGAGCTTGAAGAAGTCACGACCAATAAAGAAGCCGTTGTCGATGTATTGAATGGGAATATTGTTCTATCTTTTCAAGATAAAGTGTATCGGTTAAAGGCAGAGGGTGGGGATAACCGAGGCATAGAAGAGTCAGAGACGGAATCCATTATTCTTGGACCTCATGAAGCATTTATTGAATCCATGAACACAAACCTTGCCTTAATCCGAAAGAGGGTGAGAAGTTCTCATCTAAAAGCGGAAACATTAAGCGTGGGAGAGATAACCAAGACAAACGTTACGTTAATGTACATAGAAGACATCGCTCCTTGTGGAGAAATAGACACGCTGAAAGAAAGAATTGAAAACATCGAATATAGTGGAATTCTTGATACCAACATGCTGACGCAATTTATTGATGACAAGCCTCTCTCCCCTTTTCCGCAATTTTACACAACAGAAAGACCAGACGTGGTGGCATCAAAATTAATCGCTGGAAAAATTGTTGGGCTTGTTGATGGAAGTCCCCATGTTTTATGTGCGCCTGTAAGTTTTTTTGATTTTTTTCAGTCAGTGGATGATTATAGTCAGCGCTGGGTT
Proteins encoded:
- a CDS encoding ATPase produces the protein MRKSKLPIYAGIITIIVFFFIGYITKSAVLKFKVSVSHTEIAFLPIVLGLLVWFISARVMKWNAGG
- a CDS encoding LURP-one-related/scramblase family protein; amino-acid sequence: MRQLFIKQKVFSLSEKFTVKDQQEKDVYYVKGSFMEIPKTFTIMTADSKEVAHITKKVFSWLPQFKVEVDGQEVLTIKKEFSFLKARYTIDAAGIEVNGNWWDMNFEVLKHGDTVGKVGKEWFTWGDSYKVEVIEEEMETIIIALVVAIDCVKADQSSASSVSIGGD
- a CDS encoding glycerophosphodiester phosphodiesterase, which codes for MKKGFKMTIGALALSLSVMGAGVANASEKGKEILNVAHRGASGHAPEHTITSYKMGEKMHGDYIEIDLQMTKDGHLIAMHDETLDRTTNGTGQVKDHTLEEIKKLDAGSWFNEENPDKAKKAYKGLKVPTLEEVFKKFGKNANYYIETKSPEVYPGMEEELIELVNKYGINKETLLVQSFSPESLTKMNQIDPSVKLVQLMWYTSPAEISDGELEAIKKYAIGIGPNSSMIDQEYVQKTVEHGLEIHPYTVNEKDEMKKLIDWGVTGIFTNFPDRLHELKKEND
- a CDS encoding DUF4349 domain-containing protein, which gives rise to MIKRKLFGLALVILLLAGCSAGNEKSESGKYDGATEESYGGIGETENNTAMDDAGDEEKATQNPDERKVMYSAFVTLEVDDIDSSIKEIEKTVTKEKGYVVEVNFSSNEKSDFGSVTLRIPTESLTSFLEGVEEYSGKVKEKRVVGQDVTEEYVDLTSRLKAKRVVEERLLDLLSRAEKTEDLLKISNDLSIVQEEIEQVMGRMKYLDNKTEYAEVKMEFIDVSVNVPEMKGEEELKTGEKIKQTFAASINSIVAFFSWLAIFLIGYSPILFLLATVGILVFFVWRKRVRKSKTYQE
- a CDS encoding NAD(P)-dependent oxidoreductase produces the protein MNILVLGATGRVGGHLVTYALKDKHHVTVLVRTPEKIQINNEQLTIIQGNVLKKDDILKAMHGMDIVLSALNTDGTTTLSKSMPLIIEAMEKEGIHRLITIGTAGILQSRITPNLLRYQSSESKRKLTRAAEEHHKVYDLLIQSSLDWTIVCPTYLPDGEYIGKYRVERSFLPKDGNKISVPDTAEFTYSQIKSREYIKSRVGIAY
- a CDS encoding CBO0543 family protein, which encodes MILLILVIIFSIVKADWRNWERYYPTMLYMSLTTFLYEFISHSHYHLWELQEDSHFSLMNVHFAHNLIINTLISFVFLSNYPNPFKKQITYIVKWILIFTLFEWIGVRLGTITHHNGWHMGWSILFNCVMFPMIRIHFVKPLLALILSVFCTLFYLFIFDYV
- a CDS encoding GNAT family N-acetyltransferase, giving the protein MKETKVPVILEYLKEHQDEVVEMITHIQIKEYHVAITKEDQPDLLNVKNFYQTGNGNFWVAVCDGKVIGSISLLDIGNKQLALRKMFVKKEFRGPAYKVGNLLLNHALQWANEKSVKAIYLGTTPQFVAAHRFYEKNGFVKIDVAQLPESFPVLEVDKLFYEYPIV
- a CDS encoding NUDIX domain-containing protein; the protein is MNITKNHGLEFLDFISISEEEMYTYQPLAGSFAVIKCNGKYLMCYNVWREQWEIPAGRREGDETPKECAIRELYEETGQVVSDLEFKGLLMSKEASSEKVKFNPVYFKEVENLQPFLENEETSEIKLWDLKEELGYVDSVDIRIFEFI
- the argS gene encoding arginine--tRNA ligase, producing MKYEELIVLSIYHALMNKGVDKITKEEINKNLEVPPKQEMGDYAFPCFLLAKELKKSPFQIAQELRLKIHHEYIEHVEAVGPYLNFFFSKQKTGEEIVLEALHLKEKYGSLAIGNSENITIDLSSPNIAKPFSMGHLRSTVIGNALANIMEKCGFTPIKINHIGDWGTQFGKLITAYKLWGSEEKVKADPIKELLALYVRFHEEAKLTTELEDKGRFWFKRLEDGDQEALSLWRWFRDESLKEFERIYELLGMEFHSYNGEAFYNNKMDAVVEQLEKKKLLTESEGAMVVSLEEYESPPCLIKKSDGATLYATRDLAAAFYRKSEYDFAKALYVVGGEQSLHFKQVFQVLKKMGYEWSKDMHHIPFGMMLKDGKKMSTRKGKVVLLEEVLQKAIKLATHNIEERNLNLAKKDEVAKMVGVGSVIFHDLKNYRLNDVEFSLEAMLTFEGETGPYVQYTYARGCSILRKGPTKAMPSSSYKAFEDDKAWAVLSLLMKFEIVIGQAYEQFDPSKIAKYIIDLAQAFNKYYGSVRILEQDEQQPARLQLVEAVTIVLKEGLRLLGINAPEQM
- a CDS encoding NUDIX domain-containing protein, which gives rise to MSYHIRVRAGAIIIENGRILLTEYNDPRRGVVYDFPAGGVEPKETIMETVKREAKEEACVDVEVGPLAFVYEYEPQLNGEKFGPTHTLVMMFDCTLQNGTVARMPEKPDHNQTAVKWLPLEQLNDIQLYANIGKQIQDYAINKRNIDLIEEYKL